The genomic region GTCGCCGAGGTCTTGCAGACCGTTGGTCGATACCTGGAATTGGATCTGGCTGATCAGCTCCCGCGCTAGCAGCGTGGCGCGGGTGAGGCTCTGGTCACGGCCGATCATTTGGATGTTGCGGGCGTGCAATCCCAGCAGGCCAACGATGGCATAGGCGATGATGGCCAACGCCACCATCACTTCGAGCAACGTGAACCCCGCATGACGCCGAGGGGACTGGCTTACAGGTCGCATCGGTCTACCCAGAGTACTGGACCTCGCGGTAACCCTGGTCCATGCTCAGACGGCCGTTCATCGGATTCAGCCACAGGGTGTAGGCGTCGCGACCGTTGGCGAGATGAATCACGGTGGGGTCGACGGAGCCGTCGGGGTAAAAGACGGTGTAAATCTGTCCCTGGACGACCTTGCCGGCGAGCGTGGGGAGCACCACGTCCACGATGCTGATGGGGTGCTCCAGCCGGGTGCCGCGCGCCAGGTTGCCGATGTCATGCGCGAATTGCTCCAGATCAACGGAGGGGTCGGCGGGACTGACCCAGTAGCGTTGCTGGTCGAGGTCGTAATTCAGACGGTAGGAACTGCCGTTCAGTACGGCCTCACTGCGCAGCAAACGGAAGGTCAGGACCAAATGGTGCGATTGCGCCTCGAGCGCGGCAGTTCCGGGGTCGCGCAGGCGCGGGATCACCAGCGCAAACAGCGTCGCCATGATGACGAGCACAAGGGTGAGTTCGAGCAAGGTGAAGCCCGAACAACCCAGGCGCATCCTGTGGCGACATCGCGTCCACTGCCGGTTTCTGCCCCCGTCACAAGGCGCGGCTGTCGATATCGGCATTCTTGCCTTCACCGCCCTCCTGTCCGTCGGCCCCATACGACTTGATGATGTAGTTTTGACCGTCGCTGAAGTAGACGTACGGGTTGCCCCAGGGATCGATAGGCAGTTTATCGAGATAGCCGTCTGCGCTGTAATTGCGGGCGTTGGATGGCCGGGTGACGAGGGCTTGGAGGCCCTGGTCGGTGGTCGGGTAGAAGCCGTTGTCGAGCTTGAAGAGGTTCATGGCCTCCTCGATGCCCTTGATGTCCGCCAGTGCTTTCGTCCGGCGCGCTTCGTCGGTGCGGCCGATGATCTTGGGAGCCACCAACGTGACCAGCAGGCCGAGGATGAAGACCACGACCATGATTTCAATGAGGGTGAATCCAGCCCGTGCGCGCAGACGTTCCATTAATCGTTCCTCCTGATTGCGTCAGCATATGTGCATGTAGCACCCGCCATGGGGGGGTTCAACGAAGTCATTCAGCGCACCAATTGGTTCAGCTCGAAGATTGGCAACAAAATCGCCAGCACGATGAACAGCACCACCGCGCCGCCGATCAGAATCATCACTGGCTCGAGAATGCTGGTGAGCGCGGTCACCGCCGATGACACTTCAGCGTCGTACGCATCGGCCGCCTTGGACAGCATCTGTTCCAGCTCGCCGCTTTTTTCCCCGACCGCGATCATGTGGATGAGCATGGCGGGGAACAGCCCGCTCTTCTTCAACGGGGGCGCGATGCTTTGGCCTTCACGGATGCTGGAGCGCGCCTCCTCAATGGCCTTGCTCAGCACGGTGTTGTTGACCACATTCTTGACGATGTCGAGCGCCTGCATCAGCGTGATGCCGCTGGTCAACAGGGTCGACAGGGTACGGGCGAAGCGCGCCAGCGCGACTTTTTTGAGCAGCTTGCCGAAGTAGGGGATGGAGAGCACGTAGCGGTCATAGCGCAGCCGCCCGGCGGGCGTGCGGGTGCTGACGCGTATGGAGAGGACCACGGCGATGATGGCGCCGACCACCAGCCACCAGTACTCCTGCAGAAAGCCGCTGATGGCCAAGAGCACCGTGGTCATGAGCGGCAGCGCCGCTTTGTTTTCACTGAAAATCTTGGTGACCTTCGGCACGACGTACGAGAGCAAGAAGAAGAGAATGCTGCTGCCGACAATGGCCATGAGAATGGGGTAGGTCAGCGCGGAGCGCACCTTGTCGCGCAAGGCCGCATAGTTTTCCGTGTAGTCGGCCAGGCGCAGCAGCACGAGGTCGAGGGCGCCGCTGGCCTCGCCGGCGCGCACCATGTTGACATAGAGATCGGTGAAGATGCGCGGGTGGGCCTTGAGGGCATCGGCGAGCGAAGTGCCCTCGGTCACCTGCTCGCGGATGTGCGACAGGGTGCGCTTGATGCGGGCGCTCTCGACTTGCTCGATCAACGCCGACAGACAGTCCACTAGGGGCAGGCCCGCTCCCACCAGCGTGGAGAGCTGCCGGGTCAGCAACGCCAGCTCCTGCGGGCTGATGCGTTCGAGGTAACGCGCCAGGCTCAACCCCGAGCGCGCCTCGGCTGTCGCTCGCGGCTTTTGGCGTTGCTCCTCCGTCAGGTCAGTAGGGAATATTCCGCTACCCCGAAGCTTCAGACGCGCCCCTTTCGGCGTGTCAGCGTCGATGATCCCGCTGACCGCGCGTCCGTCCTGACTCAGTCCTTTGTAGGCGTAAACCGGCATGGCCCGCGCTACTCCGACGCTGGAAGACCTCGGAAAATTCGATGCCGATCAAGGCCGCGCGCGCCGGAGAGAGCGTGGGAGCGCAGGCGCGCACCGGAACGCTCCCACACCCGGACGCTCAAGGCTCGCACGTCACACCAGATCCTCCTGCGTGACCCGCAGGGCTTCTTCGATCGTCGTGACGCCGTCCAGCACCTTGTCCGCCCCATCCTCGCGCAGGGTGTTCATCCCCCGCGCCGTTGCCGCCCGCCGGATGGTGGCCGCATCGGCGTTCTTCATCACCAAGGCGCGGATCTCGTCATCCACCACCAGCAGTTCGTGAATGCCGGTCCGCCCCCGGTAGCCCGTGCGTTTACACTGGCTGCAACCCTCGCCGGGCTTGAAGATGGTGCGCCCGATCAGGCGCTGCGGCGCGATGCCCAGCTCTTCCAACTCCTCGCGGCTGGGTTGGTACGGTTCGCGACAGGCAGTGCACACGCGACGTACCAAGCGCTGCGCCATCACGGCGATCACCGACGACGAAACCAGGAAGGGCTCGATGCCCATGTCGAGCAACCGCGTCATGGCGCCGAAGGAGTCGTTGGTGTGCAGGGTCGAGAACACCAGGTGCCCCGTCAACGCTGCCTGGATGGCGATCTCCGCCGTCTCCAGATCGCGGATTTCGCCGACCATGATGACGTCCGGGTCCTGGCGCAGAATGGAACGCAAACCGTTGGCGAAGGTCAGATCGATCTTGGGATTGACCTGGATCTGGCCGACGCCGTGCAGCTGGTACTCGATCGGGTCCTCGATGGTGATGATGTTTTTGTCCGTGGTGTTGATCTTCGACAGCGCGGCGTACAAGGTGGTGGTCTTCCCACTGCCCGTAGGCCCGGTCACGAGAATGATGCCGTGGCTCAGCTTGATGAGCCGGCTGACCATCTCGTGCTTGGCGCCGAGCAGGCCAAGTTCCTCCAGGTGTAAGACGGTGGTCGACTTGTCGAGCAAGCGCATGACCACCCGTTCGCCGTACGCGGTCGGGACGATGGAGACACGGATGTCGATGTCTTTGCCCGCCAGTCGAATGCGAATGCGCCCGTCTTGGGGCAGGCGCTTTTCCGCAATATTCAGACCGGCCATGATCTTGACGCGTGAAATGATCACCGGCTGG from Candidatus Binatia bacterium harbors:
- the gspE gene encoding type II secretion system ATPase GspE; translation: LMDGLDEERLDLMATDLEEPRDLLESDDEAPIIRLVNSLLFQAAKDRASDIHIEPFERALAVRFRIDGILYDILSPPKRFQPVIISRVKIMAGLNIAEKRLPQDGRIRIRLAGKDIDIRVSIVPTAYGERVVMRLLDKSTTVLHLEELGLLGAKHEMVSRLIKLSHGIILVTGPTGSGKTTTLYAALSKINTTDKNIITIEDPIEYQLHGVGQIQVNPKIDLTFANGLRSILRQDPDVIMVGEIRDLETAEIAIQAALTGHLVFSTLHTNDSFGAMTRLLDMGIEPFLVSSSVIAVMAQRLVRRVCTACREPYQPSREELEELGIAPQRLIGRTIFKPGEGCSQCKRTGYRGRTGIHELLVVDDEIRALVMKNADAATIRRAATARGMNTLREDGADKVLDGVTTIEEALRVTQEDLV
- a CDS encoding prepilin-type N-terminal cleavage/methylation domain-containing protein, coding for MRLGCSGFTLLELTLVLVIMATLFALVIPRLRDPGTAALEAQSHHLVLTFRLLRSEAVLNGSSYRLNYDLDQQRYWVSPADPSVDLEQFAHDIGNLARGTRLEHPISIVDVVLPTLAGKVVQGQIYTVFYPDGSVDPTVIHLANGRDAYTLWLNPMNGRLSMDQGYREVQYSG
- a CDS encoding prepilin-type N-terminal cleavage/methylation domain-containing protein codes for the protein MRPVSQSPRRHAGFTLLEVMVALAIIAYAIVGLLGLHARNIQMIGRDQSLTRATLLARELISQIQFQVSTNGLQDLGD
- the gspG gene encoding type II secretion system major pseudopilin GspG, with amino-acid sequence MERLRARAGFTLIEIMVVVFILGLLVTLVAPKIIGRTDEARRTKALADIKGIEEAMNLFKLDNGFYPTTDQGLQALVTRPSNARNYSADGYLDKLPIDPWGNPYVYFSDGQNYIIKSYGADGQEGGEGKNADIDSRAL
- the gspF gene encoding type II secretion system inner membrane protein GspF, whose translation is MPVYAYKGLSQDGRAVSGIIDADTPKGARLKLRGSGIFPTDLTEEQRQKPRATAEARSGLSLARYLERISPQELALLTRQLSTLVGAGLPLVDCLSALIEQVESARIKRTLSHIREQVTEGTSLADALKAHPRIFTDLYVNMVRAGEASGALDLVLLRLADYTENYAALRDKVRSALTYPILMAIVGSSILFFLLSYVVPKVTKIFSENKAALPLMTTVLLAISGFLQEYWWLVVGAIIAVVLSIRVSTRTPAGRLRYDRYVLSIPYFGKLLKKVALARFARTLSTLLTSGITLMQALDIVKNVVNNTVLSKAIEEARSSIREGQSIAPPLKKSGLFPAMLIHMIAVGEKSGELEQMLSKAADAYDAEVSSAVTALTSILEPVMILIGGAVVLFIVLAILLPIFELNQLVR